CATGTACCAATCGGTTATCTCGTCTAAGTTTTCGCTCAGGATAGAATTTGAGCTGGTTTGAAGCACTAGTTCAAGAGTTGATTTTATCTTTTTATCTTTTTTAAGCACGTCTATAAGCTCAAAGAATTTTTCTCTACTTTGAGCTAAAAGCTCATCATCCACTTCAAATTCAAACTCTATCGGCGCAAACTCAAAATCAAAGGCGTCCTTGGCTCCGTTTTTGATGATTTCAGGCGCGTAGTCCATAACTTCATCAACAGTATATGTAAGCGTCGGCGCGATAAGCGGCAAGAGCGCTCTTGTGATGATAGCCATCGCGCTTTGAGCCGATCTTCTGCGATCGCCGTCCATCTCGTCACAATACAGCCTATCTTTACAAATATCAAGATAGATGCCCGAAAGATCGGCACTCAAGAAATTCATAAGTACGCTAAAGCCTTTTGAAAAGTCATAATTTCTAAAAGCCGCCTCAACCTCGCTAAAAGCACGTCTGGCACGGCTTAGTATCCACTTATCAAGGATATTGAAATTTGAAGTCTCCAGATCATCCAAGTCATTTACGTTTGCAAGCAAAAATCTTATCGTGTTTCTTATCTTGCGGTATTGCTCGCTAACTTGTTTTAATATGTTATCGCTTATCTTTAGATCGCTTGAATAGTCGCTTAGCGCAACCCAAAGGCGCAAAATTTCAACGCCGTAAGTTTTGATCACATCTTGCGGAGCTACGACGTTACCTTTACTCTTACTCATCTTTTGACCGTTTTCATCGACGGTAAAGCCGTGAGTTAAGACGCTTTTATAAGGCGCTTGTCCTTCTGCTGCGCAGCTTAAAAGAAGTGAGCTTTGAAACCAACCTCTGTGCTGATCGCTACCCTCTAAATACATATCGGACTGATAGCTTCCCGCGTCGTAATCTCCGCTCTTTAAAACAGCGGACCAAGTGCTACCGCTATCAAACCACACATCAAGGATGTCGGTTACCTTTTCTAAATTTTTAGCGTCGTATTTGGAGTTTGGCGGTAGAAGCTGTGAAATTTCCATATCCCACCAAGCATCAGCTCCCTTTTCTTCGAAAATTTTGGCTACAAAATCCAAAATTTCACTATCAAATATCGGCTCTTTCGTCTCTCTATCTCTAAAAAACGCGATTGGCACACCCCAATCTCTTTGGCGAGAGATACACCAGTCAGGGCGATTTGCAACCATCAGCCCTATCCTTCTTGCACCGCTTGCAGGGTAAAATTTAACCTTTTCTATCTCGGCAAGCGCAACTTCTCTTAGAGTCTTTCCATCTATCTTTGGCTCATCCATAGCGATAAACCACTGCTTTGTCGCGCGGTATATAACAGGCTTGTGCGTTCTCCAACAGAAAGGATAAGAGTGGGTAAATTTGCTAACTTTAAGTAGGCTTTTGCCCAAAATTTCTAAAATTTTCTCGTTAGCTTTAAATATATGCATGCCGACCAGCTCATCTACCACGTCTGCGCGGAAAAGCTTCTTAGCTCTAAGTGTAGAGTCGTAAAGTCCTGCCTCGTCCACAGGCATGATAACTTCCATGCCGTATTTTAAGCTTATGTGATAGTCATCCTCGCCGTGTCCAGGAGCCGTATGGACAAGTCCTGTTCCGCCGTCCATAGTAACGTGCTCGCCTAGGATAAATTTAGACTCGCGGTCGTTTAGAGGATTTATCGCGTGGAGATTTTCAAGTTCGCCTGCTTTGAATTCCTTAACGATATCGCCTTTTGTAAGCCCTTCTTTAACGAGCTCTTCGATCATCTCTTTGGCAAATATCAAATTTTCAGCCGTAACTACGTATTTTTCATTTGGATTTAAGCTTATGGCTTGGTTTGCAGGAAGAGTCCAAGGAGTCGTAGTCCAGATGACTGCGCTTGCCTCTTTTACTCCAAGTTTTTTTAGCGCCTCATTGCCTAGTTTAAAGGCTACGTAGATGCTATAGTCCTCTTTGTCTTCATACTCGACTTCAGCTTCTGCAAGGGCTGATTTTGCCGCCCAGCTCCAGTAGACAGGCTTGCTTCTCTCGATCAAAAGGCCGCGCTTAGCGACCTTACAGAGCGTCTTATAAATTTCAGCCTCAAATTTAAATTTCATCGTAAGATAAGGATCGTCCCAGTCGCCAACTATACCAAGCTGCTTAAAGCCCTCTTTTTGGATCCCTATAAACTCTCTTGCATGCTCTCTACAAAACTCCCTGATCTGAGTTGTGCTCATCTCCTTTTTCTTCTCGCCGAGTTTTACCTCAACTTGCTGCTCGATAGGCAAACCGTGGCAGTCCCAGCCCGGAGTATAGCGGATATCTTCGCCAAAGAAGTAGTGAGTCTTAGTGATGATGTCTTTTAGGGTTTTGTTAAGTGCGTGTCCGATGTGCAAATTTCCGTTAGCGTAAGGGGGTCCGTCGTGGAGGCTGAAGCTCTTTTTCGCTTTTTCTCTTTTATTTTTCATCTTTGAATAGATATCGCGCTCGCCATACCAACTTTTTAACCTATCTGGCTCATTTTGCGGAAGGTTACCGCGCATAGGGAATTCCGTATTCGGAAGCAGAAGTGTATCTTTGTAATCCATACTTTAACCTTATTTTTAAGTTGGTAGATTTTATCAAAGTGGCGATTAAACGCTTCTGAAAAATGAGCTTATATGCTAAAATTTCGCCTATATTTTTGTGATATAATGGTCTAAATTGAAAGGAGAATTTATGAAAAATGCACTTTTGATAATCGGAGAAGATTTAAACATAAACTCAACTTTTCTAAACTATATATTATCTTGTTATAAAGCGCATTTTAAAGAGCTTGGGGAATTTAGTTTCGTAAATAAAAGCGATAAAGAGTTGCCGTTTATAATAGAAAACCTATGCTCTAAATTTGATACTCTTTGTATATTTGCCTCAAACGAAAATTACGCAACTACAGCTAAAATTTTGTCCACATTAAGCGAGGATTTAATAGAACTAAAAGAGCACAATACACTTGCGCCAAGCAAGGCTCTAACAATAACCAAAGATAGCTTTTTAATAAATTTAAATGAGACTCAAGTAAATCTCATAAAAGCTGTTCCAACTAAAGAAATAGGACAAATTCACATAAAACCAAATATAAATTTTACTTATTTTAGCCTATTTGATATCGATAGCGAAAGTACTAAAATTTTACTAGAACCGATTGCTAAAACTTATGAGGTACAAATTTATCTATCCCAAATCATAGAAAATTTAGTTATCGTAAGGGCGGAAGCTAATAAATTTGGTCAGATAGAAAGCTTTATAAACGGTGTTAAAAATCTATTTTCTCAAAAATTTATCGCTAGTAAAAATTTAGTTAAGCATATTGCAAAAACACTCATTAGAAAAAATCTAAAAATTACCTTTGCTGAGTCTTGCACTGCAGGGTTAATAGCAGCTAAATTTGGTCAATTTGCAGGAGTTTCAGCCGCTTTTGACGGCTCGCTTATAACTTATGCAAACGAGATTAAAGCTGAATGGCTAGGAGTTGGCAAAGACACTCTTGAAACTTATGGAGCGGTAAGCGAGCAATGTGTAAATGAGATGCTAAGCGGGGCTATTCGTTCAAGCGGAGCTGATTTCGCATTAGCTGTTAGCGGAATAGCAGGACCTGATGGTGGAAGCGTGGAAAAACCCGTAGGAACCGTATTTGTAGGAGCTTTAAGCAAAAACGGTAAGATCATAGTCGACAGGCTAAATTTAAATGGAGATAGAAACTATATAAGAGAGCAAAGCGCACTGCATGCCTATACATGCCTATTGCGCATTGCCCCTGAAATCTTTTTTGAATAAAATTTATTTATTAAAAGGAACAGGCTCATAGCCTTGTCTAATCAAAGCTCCCATTCCGCCATGTAAATTTATTATATTTAGACCGCCGGAATCAAGCATTCTAGCCGCATGAAAACTTCTGTTGCCGCTTCTACATATTAAAGCAATAGGCTTTGAGATATCAAAGTTCTCCTTTAGTTCTTGTATAAATTTAGTAGTATTATAAGGATCAAAGGTTATTGTTTTAGCACCTTTTACTATGCCTGTAGCTCTCCATTCTGGCTCTGTTCTGATATCTACAATCTGCTCATAATCATTAATGTTTTGAGGGGTTACATTAACACTTTGAAACTGAGAAAAAGCAGCTGATGCAGCCATTGATAGAAGTAGAAATTTTTTCAATTTTTTGCCTTTTTATCATTTTAAATGGCAGAATTTTATCACTTTTTGGTTAAAAAATTTTTAATAAGTATCAATGTTATTATTTAAGCCTACAACAACTATATTGTTGATACTTAATATTATTATAAGAAATAAATGCTAATATTTTGAGTTTCAATACCATTAAAAAGGATAGACATGAAAAAAAGCATACTAGCTTTAAGTTTGCTAGCAAGTTTTGCACTTGCTGCTGAAATAAACATATATTCTGCTCGCCA
This Campylobacter sp. RM16192 DNA region includes the following protein-coding sequences:
- the ileS gene encoding isoleucine--tRNA ligase; this translates as MDYKDTLLLPNTEFPMRGNLPQNEPDRLKSWYGERDIYSKMKNKREKAKKSFSLHDGPPYANGNLHIGHALNKTLKDIITKTHYFFGEDIRYTPGWDCHGLPIEQQVEVKLGEKKKEMSTTQIREFCREHAREFIGIQKEGFKQLGIVGDWDDPYLTMKFKFEAEIYKTLCKVAKRGLLIERSKPVYWSWAAKSALAEAEVEYEDKEDYSIYVAFKLGNEALKKLGVKEASAVIWTTTPWTLPANQAISLNPNEKYVVTAENLIFAKEMIEELVKEGLTKGDIVKEFKAGELENLHAINPLNDRESKFILGEHVTMDGGTGLVHTAPGHGEDDYHISLKYGMEVIMPVDEAGLYDSTLRAKKLFRADVVDELVGMHIFKANEKILEILGKSLLKVSKFTHSYPFCWRTHKPVIYRATKQWFIAMDEPKIDGKTLREVALAEIEKVKFYPASGARRIGLMVANRPDWCISRQRDWGVPIAFFRDRETKEPIFDSEILDFVAKIFEEKGADAWWDMEISQLLPPNSKYDAKNLEKVTDILDVWFDSGSTWSAVLKSGDYDAGSYQSDMYLEGSDQHRGWFQSSLLLSCAAEGQAPYKSVLTHGFTVDENGQKMSKSKGNVVAPQDVIKTYGVEILRLWVALSDYSSDLKISDNILKQVSEQYRKIRNTIRFLLANVNDLDDLETSNFNILDKWILSRARRAFSEVEAAFRNYDFSKGFSVLMNFLSADLSGIYLDICKDRLYCDEMDGDRRRSAQSAMAIITRALLPLIAPTLTYTVDEVMDYAPEIIKNGAKDAFDFEFAPIEFEFEVDDELLAQSREKFFELIDVLKKDKKIKSTLELVLQTSSNSILSENLDEITDWYMVSEIESLDDKDSLAEFEIGHDKFKLVMSSKFKCPRCWKFSARHDGETCPRCERVLKNAL
- a CDS encoding CinA family protein — translated: MKNALLIIGEDLNINSTFLNYILSCYKAHFKELGEFSFVNKSDKELPFIIENLCSKFDTLCIFASNENYATTAKILSTLSEDLIELKEHNTLAPSKALTITKDSFLINLNETQVNLIKAVPTKEIGQIHIKPNINFTYFSLFDIDSESTKILLEPIAKTYEVQIYLSQIIENLVIVRAEANKFGQIESFINGVKNLFSQKFIASKNLVKHIAKTLIRKNLKITFAESCTAGLIAAKFGQFAGVSAAFDGSLITYANEIKAEWLGVGKDTLETYGAVSEQCVNEMLSGAIRSSGADFALAVSGIAGPDGGSVEKPVGTVFVGALSKNGKIIVDRLNLNGDRNYIREQSALHAYTCLLRIAPEIFFE
- a CDS encoding rhodanese-like domain-containing protein, translating into MKKFLLLSMAASAAFSQFQSVNVTPQNINDYEQIVDIRTEPEWRATGIVKGAKTITFDPYNTTKFIQELKENFDISKPIALICRSGNRSFHAARMLDSGGLNIINLHGGMGALIRQGYEPVPFNK